The Impatiens glandulifera chromosome 8, dImpGla2.1, whole genome shotgun sequence genome includes a window with the following:
- the LOC124912323 gene encoding axial regulator YABBY 5-like: MDVSAEQLCYVPCNCCNIVLAVSVPCSSLFDIVTVRCGHCTNVWSVNMAAAFQASNVVVASAPDYRKMDFQVGSSSSKGGNNRSLRPQVKTNTKIDHKPLINHPPEKRQRVPSAYNQFIKEEIQRIKANNPDINHREAFSTAAKNWAHFPRIHFGLMLENNNNQAKLDQDIAAKRIAQRAALMNN; this comes from the exons ATGGATGTTTCAGCTGAGCAATTATGCTATGTCCCTTGCAATTGCTGCAATATTGTGCTTGCG GTGAGTGTCCCATGCAGCAGCCTGTTTGACATAGTAACCGTCCGATGCGGGCACTGCACTAATGTGTGGTCCGTTAACATGGCAGCTGCATTTCAg GCTTCGAACGTGGTTGTTGCTTCAGCCCCGGACTACAGGAAGATGGACTTTCAGGTGGGAAGTTCTTCTTCGAAAGGAGGCAATAATAGATCATTGCGTCCCCAAGTCAAGACCAATACAAAAATTGATCACAAGCCTCTTATCAACCATC CTCCCGAGAAAAGACAACGAGTTCCTTCTGCGTATAACCAGTTCATAAa GGAAGAAATCCAAAGGATAAAAGCTAATAATCCAGATATCAATCACAGGGAGGCATTCAGTACTGCTGCCAAAAAT TGGGCACATTTCCCTCGCATTCATTTTGGACTAATGTTGGAGAATAACAACAATCAAGCCAAACTGGATCAG GATATTGCCGCAAAACGCATAGCACAAAGGGCTGCCCTGATGAATAATTAA